In Felis catus isolate Fca126 chromosome E1, F.catus_Fca126_mat1.0, whole genome shotgun sequence, the following proteins share a genomic window:
- the SPNS3 gene encoding protein spinster homolog 3 isoform X4, producing MSAECGEPGPEGPQGPSPGPGGLPGASGLGQCPPRTTSAPWSLPLWRAHAAAAVLCYVNLLNYMHWFIIPGVLLDVQKFFEISDSRAGLLQTVFIGCLLLSAPVFGYLGDRHSRKATLSIGILLWSGAGLSSSFISPQYSWLFFLSRGVVGTGSASYSTVAPTILGDLFVRDQRTRVLAIFYIFIPVGSWSFVWSTLGVTAIAFVTGALGFWAPKFLFEARVVHGLQHPCLQEPCNSQDSLIFGALTVVTGIIGVVLGAEASRRYKKVNPRAEPLLCAGSLLVAAPCLYLALILAPTTFLASYVSAPGPRGAASVLQLGGGCRHPAVRGGAQVPGDSRGFADHSGPHPGGRQQPLPYWTGVQHPEGRAPRLLPAGLPQPPAEFPVLCICRCPGRGLLPADGAAPGVGPGPGPGAWHRDPGQRGHGEASPAFWSGHRHRGPLRPPPSCPPPCTPPAGRRSIRALSPSGCGSGPPAELHLSSLPSQPESWQGLWRELSCQRLRREAWACARPAPGPQPGWLPVGPD from the exons ATGTCCGCGGAGTGCGGGGAGCCCGGGCCGGAGGGGCCTCAGGGGCCGTCCCCGGGGCCAGGCGGTCTCCCCGGGGCCTCGGGCTTGGGACAGTGCCCCCCTCGGACCACATCCGCCCCCTGGAGCCTGCCCCTCTGGAGAGCTCACGCGGCCGCCGCGGTGCTGTGCTATGTCAACCTCCTGAACTACATGCACTGGTTCATCATCCCAG GAGTGCTGCTGGACGTACAGAAGTTTTTTGAGATCAGTGATAGCCGCGCTGGTTTGCTTCAGACAG TCTTCATAGGTTGCCTGCTGCTGTCTGCACCTGTGTTTGGCTACCTGGGCGACCGACACAGCCGCAAAGCTACGCTGAGCATTGGGATCCTGCTCTGGTCAGGGGCGGGCCTCTCCAGCTCCTTCATTTCCCCCCAG TATTCCTGGCTGTTCTTCCTGTCCCGGGGAGTCGTGGGCACCGGCTCGGCCAGCTACTCCACCGTCGCGCCCACCATTCTGGGCGACCTCTTTGTGAGGGACCAGCGGACCCGGGTGCTGGCCATCTTCTACATCTTTATCCCTGTCGGAAG CTGGAGCTTTGTGTGGTCCACCCTTGGGGTGACTGCCATCGCCTTTGTGACTGGAGCTCTGGGCTTCTGGGCCCCCAAATTTCTGTTCGAGGCCCGTGTGGTGCATGGACTGCAGCACCCTTGCCTCCAGGAGCCGTGCAACAGCCAGGACAG CCTGATTTTTGGGGCGCTGACTGTCGTGACTGGCATCATTGGAGTTGTCCTGGGAGCAGAGGCTTCCAGGAGGTACAAGAAAGTCAACCCTCGGGCCGAGCCCCTCCTCTGCGCCGGCAGCCTTCTGGTCGCAGCCCCCTGCCTCTACCTGGCTCTCATCCTGGCCCCGACCACGTTCCTGGCCTCCTATGTAA GTGCTCCTGGCCCTCGGGGAGCTGCTTCTGTCCTGCAACTGGGCGGTGGTTGCCGACATCCTGCTG TCCGTGGTGGTGCCCAGGTGCCGGGGGACAGCAGAGGCTTTGCAGATCACAGTGGGCCACATCCTGGGGGACGCCAGCAGCCCTTACCTTACTGGACTG GTGTCCAGCACCCTGAGGGCCGGGCGCCCAGACTCCTACCTGCAGGCCTTCCTCAGCCTCCAGCAGAGTTTCCTGTGCTGTGCATTTGTCGTTGCCCTGGGCGGGGGCTGCTTCCTGCTGACGGCGCTGCGCCTGGAGTGGGACCAGGCCCGGGCCCGGGCGCCTGGCACAG GGACCCCGGACAGCGAGGACACGGAGAGGCGAGCCCTGCTTTCTGGAGCGGGCACCGCCACAGAGGACCCCTGAGGCCCCCGCCCTCCTGCCCgcctccctgcacccctcccgCTGGCCGCCGCAGCATCAGGGCCCTGTCCCCCTCTGGCTGTGGCTCAGGGCCCCCAGCCGAGCTGCACCTGTCATCTCTTCCCTCCCAGCCAGAGAGCTGGCAGGGCCTGTGGCGGGAATTGAGCTGTCAGCGCCTTCGGCGGGAGGCCTGGGCTTGCGCCCGCCCAGCCCCAGGTCCTCAGCCCGGTTGGTTGCCTGTGGGCCCCGATTAA
- the SPNS3 gene encoding protein spinster homolog 3 isoform X10 has translation MSAECGEPGPEGPQGPSPGPGGLPGASGLGQCPPRTTSAPWSLPLWRAHAAAAVLCYVNLLNYMHWFIIPGVLLDVQKFFEISDSRAGLLQTVFIGCLLLSAPVFGYLGDRHSRKATLSIGILLWSGAGLSSSFISPQLELCVVHPWGDCHRLCDWSSGLLGPQISVRGPCGAWTAAPLPPGAVQQPGQPDFWGADCRDWHHWSCPGSRGFQEVQESQPSGRAPPLRRQPSGRSPLPLPGSHPGPDHVPGLLCAPGPRGAASVLQLGGGCRHPAVRGGAQVPGDSRGFADHSGPHPGGRQQPLPYWTGVQHPEGRAPRLLPAGLPQPPAEFPVLCICRCPGRGLLPADGAAPGVGPGPGPGAWHRDPGQRGHGEASPAFWSGHRHRGPLRPPPSCPPPCTPPAGRRSIRALSPSGCGSGPPAELHLSSLPSQPESWQGLWRELSCQRLRREAWACARPAPGPQPGWLPVGPD, from the exons ATGTCCGCGGAGTGCGGGGAGCCCGGGCCGGAGGGGCCTCAGGGGCCGTCCCCGGGGCCAGGCGGTCTCCCCGGGGCCTCGGGCTTGGGACAGTGCCCCCCTCGGACCACATCCGCCCCCTGGAGCCTGCCCCTCTGGAGAGCTCACGCGGCCGCCGCGGTGCTGTGCTATGTCAACCTCCTGAACTACATGCACTGGTTCATCATCCCAG GAGTGCTGCTGGACGTACAGAAGTTTTTTGAGATCAGTGATAGCCGCGCTGGTTTGCTTCAGACAG TCTTCATAGGTTGCCTGCTGCTGTCTGCACCTGTGTTTGGCTACCTGGGCGACCGACACAGCCGCAAAGCTACGCTGAGCATTGGGATCCTGCTCTGGTCAGGGGCGGGCCTCTCCAGCTCCTTCATTTCCCCCCAG CTGGAGCTTTGTGTGGTCCACCCTTGGGGTGACTGCCATCGCCTTTGTGACTGGAGCTCTGGGCTTCTGGGCCCCCAAATTTCTGTTCGAGGCCCGTGTGGTGCATGGACTGCAGCACCCTTGCCTCCAGGAGCCGTGCAACAGCCAGGACAG CCTGATTTTTGGGGCGCTGACTGTCGTGACTGGCATCATTGGAGTTGTCCTGGGAGCAGAGGCTTCCAGGAGGTACAAGAAAGTCAACCCTCGGGCCGAGCCCCTCCTCTGCGCCGGCAGCCTTCTGGTCGCAGCCCCCTGCCTCTACCTGGCTCTCATCCTGGCCCCGACCACGTTCCTGGCCTCCTAT GTGCTCCTGGCCCTCGGGGAGCTGCTTCTGTCCTGCAACTGGGCGGTGGTTGCCGACATCCTGCTG TCCGTGGTGGTGCCCAGGTGCCGGGGGACAGCAGAGGCTTTGCAGATCACAGTGGGCCACATCCTGGGGGACGCCAGCAGCCCTTACCTTACTGGACTG GTGTCCAGCACCCTGAGGGCCGGGCGCCCAGACTCCTACCTGCAGGCCTTCCTCAGCCTCCAGCAGAGTTTCCTGTGCTGTGCATTTGTCGTTGCCCTGGGCGGGGGCTGCTTCCTGCTGACGGCGCTGCGCCTGGAGTGGGACCAGGCCCGGGCCCGGGCGCCTGGCACAG GGACCCCGGACAGCGAGGACACGGAGAGGCGAGCCCTGCTTTCTGGAGCGGGCACCGCCACAGAGGACCCCTGAGGCCCCCGCCCTCCTGCCCgcctccctgcacccctcccgCTGGCCGCCGCAGCATCAGGGCCCTGTCCCCCTCTGGCTGTGGCTCAGGGCCCCCAGCCGAGCTGCACCTGTCATCTCTTCCCTCCCAGCCAGAGAGCTGGCAGGGCCTGTGGCGGGAATTGAGCTGTCAGCGCCTTCGGCGGGAGGCCTGGGCTTGCGCCCGCCCAGCCCCAGGTCCTCAGCCCGGTTGGTTGCCTGTGGGCCCCGATTAA
- the SPNS3 gene encoding protein spinster homolog 3 isoform X3, protein MSAECGEPGPEGPQGPSPGPGGLPGASGLGQCPPRTTSAPWSLPLWRAHAAAAVLCYVNLLNYMHWFIIPGVLLDVQKFFEISDSRAGLLQTVFIGCLLLSAPVFGYLGDRHSRKATLSIGILLWSGAGLSSSFISPQYSWLFFLSRGVVGTGSASYSTVAPTILGDLFVRDQRTRVLAIFYIFIPVGSGLGYMLGSAVLQLTGNWRWALRLELCVVHPWGDCHRLCDWSSGLLGPQISVRGPCGAWTAAPLPPGAVQQPGQPDFWGADCRDWHHWSCPGSRGFQEVQESQPSGRAPPLRRQPSGRSPLPLPGSHPGPDHVPGLLCAPGPRGAASVLQLGGGCRHPAVRGGAQVPGDSRGFADHSGPHPGGRQQPLPYWTGVQHPEGRAPRLLPAGLPQPPAEFPVLCICRCPGRGLLPADGAAPGVGPGPGPGAWHRDPGQRGHGEASPAFWSGHRHRGPLRPPPSCPPPCTPPAGRRSIRALSPSGCGSGPPAELHLSSLPSQPESWQGLWRELSCQRLRREAWACARPAPGPQPGWLPVGPD, encoded by the exons ATGTCCGCGGAGTGCGGGGAGCCCGGGCCGGAGGGGCCTCAGGGGCCGTCCCCGGGGCCAGGCGGTCTCCCCGGGGCCTCGGGCTTGGGACAGTGCCCCCCTCGGACCACATCCGCCCCCTGGAGCCTGCCCCTCTGGAGAGCTCACGCGGCCGCCGCGGTGCTGTGCTATGTCAACCTCCTGAACTACATGCACTGGTTCATCATCCCAG GAGTGCTGCTGGACGTACAGAAGTTTTTTGAGATCAGTGATAGCCGCGCTGGTTTGCTTCAGACAG TCTTCATAGGTTGCCTGCTGCTGTCTGCACCTGTGTTTGGCTACCTGGGCGACCGACACAGCCGCAAAGCTACGCTGAGCATTGGGATCCTGCTCTGGTCAGGGGCGGGCCTCTCCAGCTCCTTCATTTCCCCCCAG TATTCCTGGCTGTTCTTCCTGTCCCGGGGAGTCGTGGGCACCGGCTCGGCCAGCTACTCCACCGTCGCGCCCACCATTCTGGGCGACCTCTTTGTGAGGGACCAGCGGACCCGGGTGCTGGCCATCTTCTACATCTTTATCCCTGTCGGAAG TGGTCTGGGCTACATGCTGGGCTCGGCCGTGTTGCAGCTGACCGGGAACTGGCGCTGGGCCCTCCGA CTGGAGCTTTGTGTGGTCCACCCTTGGGGTGACTGCCATCGCCTTTGTGACTGGAGCTCTGGGCTTCTGGGCCCCCAAATTTCTGTTCGAGGCCCGTGTGGTGCATGGACTGCAGCACCCTTGCCTCCAGGAGCCGTGCAACAGCCAGGACAG CCTGATTTTTGGGGCGCTGACTGTCGTGACTGGCATCATTGGAGTTGTCCTGGGAGCAGAGGCTTCCAGGAGGTACAAGAAAGTCAACCCTCGGGCCGAGCCCCTCCTCTGCGCCGGCAGCCTTCTGGTCGCAGCCCCCTGCCTCTACCTGGCTCTCATCCTGGCCCCGACCACGTTCCTGGCCTCCTAT GTGCTCCTGGCCCTCGGGGAGCTGCTTCTGTCCTGCAACTGGGCGGTGGTTGCCGACATCCTGCTG TCCGTGGTGGTGCCCAGGTGCCGGGGGACAGCAGAGGCTTTGCAGATCACAGTGGGCCACATCCTGGGGGACGCCAGCAGCCCTTACCTTACTGGACTG GTGTCCAGCACCCTGAGGGCCGGGCGCCCAGACTCCTACCTGCAGGCCTTCCTCAGCCTCCAGCAGAGTTTCCTGTGCTGTGCATTTGTCGTTGCCCTGGGCGGGGGCTGCTTCCTGCTGACGGCGCTGCGCCTGGAGTGGGACCAGGCCCGGGCCCGGGCGCCTGGCACAG GGACCCCGGACAGCGAGGACACGGAGAGGCGAGCCCTGCTTTCTGGAGCGGGCACCGCCACAGAGGACCCCTGAGGCCCCCGCCCTCCTGCCCgcctccctgcacccctcccgCTGGCCGCCGCAGCATCAGGGCCCTGTCCCCCTCTGGCTGTGGCTCAGGGCCCCCAGCCGAGCTGCACCTGTCATCTCTTCCCTCCCAGCCAGAGAGCTGGCAGGGCCTGTGGCGGGAATTGAGCTGTCAGCGCCTTCGGCGGGAGGCCTGGGCTTGCGCCCGCCCAGCCCCAGGTCCTCAGCCCGGTTGGTTGCCTGTGGGCCCCGATTAA
- the SPNS3 gene encoding protein spinster homolog 3 isoform X7: MSAECGEPGPEGPQGPSPGPGGLPGASGLGQCPPRTTSAPWSLPLWRAHAAAAVLCYVNLLNYMHWFIIPGVLLDVQKFFEISDSRAGLLQTVFIGCLLLSAPVFGYLGDRHSRKATLSIGILLWSGAGLSSSFISPQYSWLFFLSRGVVGTGSASYSTVAPTILGDLFVRDQRTRVLAIFYIFIPVGSGLGYMLGSAVLQLTGNWRWALRVMPCLEAVALVLLIVLVPDPPRGAAEKQEEVATGGPRSSWWEDVRYLGRNWSFVWSTLGVTAIAFVTGALGFWAPKFLFEARVVHGLQHPCLQEPCNSQDSLIFGALTVVTGIIGVVLGAEASRRYKKVNPRAEPLLCAGSLLVAAPCLYLALILAPTTFLASYVLLALGELLLSCNWAVVADILLSVVVPRCRGTAEALQITVGHILGDASSPYLTGLVSSTLRAGRPDSYLQAFLSLQQSFLCCAFVVALGGGCFLLTALRLEWDQARARAPGTGTPDSEDTERRALLSGAGTATEDP; this comes from the exons ATGTCCGCGGAGTGCGGGGAGCCCGGGCCGGAGGGGCCTCAGGGGCCGTCCCCGGGGCCAGGCGGTCTCCCCGGGGCCTCGGGCTTGGGACAGTGCCCCCCTCGGACCACATCCGCCCCCTGGAGCCTGCCCCTCTGGAGAGCTCACGCGGCCGCCGCGGTGCTGTGCTATGTCAACCTCCTGAACTACATGCACTGGTTCATCATCCCAG GAGTGCTGCTGGACGTACAGAAGTTTTTTGAGATCAGTGATAGCCGCGCTGGTTTGCTTCAGACAG TCTTCATAGGTTGCCTGCTGCTGTCTGCACCTGTGTTTGGCTACCTGGGCGACCGACACAGCCGCAAAGCTACGCTGAGCATTGGGATCCTGCTCTGGTCAGGGGCGGGCCTCTCCAGCTCCTTCATTTCCCCCCAG TATTCCTGGCTGTTCTTCCTGTCCCGGGGAGTCGTGGGCACCGGCTCGGCCAGCTACTCCACCGTCGCGCCCACCATTCTGGGCGACCTCTTTGTGAGGGACCAGCGGACCCGGGTGCTGGCCATCTTCTACATCTTTATCCCTGTCGGAAG TGGTCTGGGCTACATGCTGGGCTCGGCCGTGTTGCAGCTGACCGGGAACTGGCGCTGGGCCCTCCGA GTCATGCCCTGCCTGGAAGCTGTAGCCTTGGTCCTGCTTATCGTGCTGGTTCCAGACCCTCCCCGGGGAGCTgctgagaagcaggaggaggtggCCACGGGGGGCCCGAGGAGCAGCTGGTGGGAGGACGTCAGATACCTGGGGAGGAA CTGGAGCTTTGTGTGGTCCACCCTTGGGGTGACTGCCATCGCCTTTGTGACTGGAGCTCTGGGCTTCTGGGCCCCCAAATTTCTGTTCGAGGCCCGTGTGGTGCATGGACTGCAGCACCCTTGCCTCCAGGAGCCGTGCAACAGCCAGGACAG CCTGATTTTTGGGGCGCTGACTGTCGTGACTGGCATCATTGGAGTTGTCCTGGGAGCAGAGGCTTCCAGGAGGTACAAGAAAGTCAACCCTCGGGCCGAGCCCCTCCTCTGCGCCGGCAGCCTTCTGGTCGCAGCCCCCTGCCTCTACCTGGCTCTCATCCTGGCCCCGACCACGTTCCTGGCCTCCTAT GTGCTCCTGGCCCTCGGGGAGCTGCTTCTGTCCTGCAACTGGGCGGTGGTTGCCGACATCCTGCTG TCCGTGGTGGTGCCCAGGTGCCGGGGGACAGCAGAGGCTTTGCAGATCACAGTGGGCCACATCCTGGGGGACGCCAGCAGCCCTTACCTTACTGGACTG GTGTCCAGCACCCTGAGGGCCGGGCGCCCAGACTCCTACCTGCAGGCCTTCCTCAGCCTCCAGCAGAGTTTCCTGTGCTGTGCATTTGTCGTTGCCCTGGGCGGGGGCTGCTTCCTGCTGACGGCGCTGCGCCTGGAGTGGGACCAGGCCCGGGCCCGGGCGCCTGGCACAG GGACCCCGGACAGCGAGGACACGGAGAGGCGAGCCCTGCTTTCTGGAGCGGGCACCGCCACAGAGGACCCCTGA
- the SPNS3 gene encoding protein spinster homolog 3 isoform X1 → MSAECGEPGPEGPQGPSPGPGGLPGASGLGQCPPRTTSAPWSLPLWRAHAAAAVLCYVNLLNYMHWFIIPGVLLDVQKFFEISDSRAGLLQTVFIGCLLLSAPVFGYLGDRHSRKATLSIGILLWSGAGLSSSFISPQYSWLFFLSRGVVGTGSASYSTVAPTILGDLFVRDQRTRVLAIFYIFIPVGSGLGYMLGSAVLQLTGNWRWALRVMPCLEAVALVLLIVLVPDPPRGAAEKQEEVATGGPRSSWWEDVRYLGRNWSFVWSTLGVTAIAFVTGALGFWAPKFLFEARVVHGLQHPCLQEPCNSQDSLIFGALTVVTGIIGVVLGAEASRRYKKVNPRAEPLLCAGSLLVAAPCLYLALILAPTTFLASYVSAPGPRGAASVLQLGGGCRHPAVRGGAQVPGDSRGFADHSGPHPGGRQQPLPYWTGVQHPEGRAPRLLPAGLPQPPAEFPVLCICRCPGRGLLPADGAAPGVGPGPGPGAWHRDPGQRGHGEASPAFWSGHRHRGPLRPPPSCPPPCTPPAGRRSIRALSPSGCGSGPPAELHLSSLPSQPESWQGLWRELSCQRLRREAWACARPAPGPQPGWLPVGPD, encoded by the exons ATGTCCGCGGAGTGCGGGGAGCCCGGGCCGGAGGGGCCTCAGGGGCCGTCCCCGGGGCCAGGCGGTCTCCCCGGGGCCTCGGGCTTGGGACAGTGCCCCCCTCGGACCACATCCGCCCCCTGGAGCCTGCCCCTCTGGAGAGCTCACGCGGCCGCCGCGGTGCTGTGCTATGTCAACCTCCTGAACTACATGCACTGGTTCATCATCCCAG GAGTGCTGCTGGACGTACAGAAGTTTTTTGAGATCAGTGATAGCCGCGCTGGTTTGCTTCAGACAG TCTTCATAGGTTGCCTGCTGCTGTCTGCACCTGTGTTTGGCTACCTGGGCGACCGACACAGCCGCAAAGCTACGCTGAGCATTGGGATCCTGCTCTGGTCAGGGGCGGGCCTCTCCAGCTCCTTCATTTCCCCCCAG TATTCCTGGCTGTTCTTCCTGTCCCGGGGAGTCGTGGGCACCGGCTCGGCCAGCTACTCCACCGTCGCGCCCACCATTCTGGGCGACCTCTTTGTGAGGGACCAGCGGACCCGGGTGCTGGCCATCTTCTACATCTTTATCCCTGTCGGAAG TGGTCTGGGCTACATGCTGGGCTCGGCCGTGTTGCAGCTGACCGGGAACTGGCGCTGGGCCCTCCGA GTCATGCCCTGCCTGGAAGCTGTAGCCTTGGTCCTGCTTATCGTGCTGGTTCCAGACCCTCCCCGGGGAGCTgctgagaagcaggaggaggtggCCACGGGGGGCCCGAGGAGCAGCTGGTGGGAGGACGTCAGATACCTGGGGAGGAA CTGGAGCTTTGTGTGGTCCACCCTTGGGGTGACTGCCATCGCCTTTGTGACTGGAGCTCTGGGCTTCTGGGCCCCCAAATTTCTGTTCGAGGCCCGTGTGGTGCATGGACTGCAGCACCCTTGCCTCCAGGAGCCGTGCAACAGCCAGGACAG CCTGATTTTTGGGGCGCTGACTGTCGTGACTGGCATCATTGGAGTTGTCCTGGGAGCAGAGGCTTCCAGGAGGTACAAGAAAGTCAACCCTCGGGCCGAGCCCCTCCTCTGCGCCGGCAGCCTTCTGGTCGCAGCCCCCTGCCTCTACCTGGCTCTCATCCTGGCCCCGACCACGTTCCTGGCCTCCTATGTAA GTGCTCCTGGCCCTCGGGGAGCTGCTTCTGTCCTGCAACTGGGCGGTGGTTGCCGACATCCTGCTG TCCGTGGTGGTGCCCAGGTGCCGGGGGACAGCAGAGGCTTTGCAGATCACAGTGGGCCACATCCTGGGGGACGCCAGCAGCCCTTACCTTACTGGACTG GTGTCCAGCACCCTGAGGGCCGGGCGCCCAGACTCCTACCTGCAGGCCTTCCTCAGCCTCCAGCAGAGTTTCCTGTGCTGTGCATTTGTCGTTGCCCTGGGCGGGGGCTGCTTCCTGCTGACGGCGCTGCGCCTGGAGTGGGACCAGGCCCGGGCCCGGGCGCCTGGCACAG GGACCCCGGACAGCGAGGACACGGAGAGGCGAGCCCTGCTTTCTGGAGCGGGCACCGCCACAGAGGACCCCTGAGGCCCCCGCCCTCCTGCCCgcctccctgcacccctcccgCTGGCCGCCGCAGCATCAGGGCCCTGTCCCCCTCTGGCTGTGGCTCAGGGCCCCCAGCCGAGCTGCACCTGTCATCTCTTCCCTCCCAGCCAGAGAGCTGGCAGGGCCTGTGGCGGGAATTGAGCTGTCAGCGCCTTCGGCGGGAGGCCTGGGCTTGCGCCCGCCCAGCCCCAGGTCCTCAGCCCGGTTGGTTGCCTGTGGGCCCCGATTAA
- the SPNS3 gene encoding protein spinster homolog 3 isoform X6 produces MSAECGEPGPEGPQGPSPGPGGLPGASGLGQCPPRTTSAPWSLPLWRAHAAAAVLCYVNLLNYMHWFIIPGVLLDVQKFFEISDSRAGLLQTVFIGCLLLSAPVFGYLGDRHSRKATLSIGILLWSGAGLSSSFISPQYSWLFFLSRGVVGTGSASYSTVAPTILGDLFVRDQRTRVLAIFYIFIPVGSGLGYMLGSAVLQLTGNWRWALRLELCVVHPWGDCHRLCDWSSGLLGPQISVRGPCGAWTAAPLPPGAVQQPGQPDFWGADCRDWHHWSCPGSRGFQEVQESQPSGRAPPLRRQPSGRSPLPLPGSHPGPDHVPGLLFRGGAQVPGDSRGFADHSGPHPGGRQQPLPYWTGVQHPEGRAPRLLPAGLPQPPAEFPVLCICRCPGRGLLPADGAAPGVGPGPGPGAWHRDPGQRGHGEASPAFWSGHRHRGPLRPPPSCPPPCTPPAGRRSIRALSPSGCGSGPPAELHLSSLPSQPESWQGLWRELSCQRLRREAWACARPAPGPQPGWLPVGPD; encoded by the exons ATGTCCGCGGAGTGCGGGGAGCCCGGGCCGGAGGGGCCTCAGGGGCCGTCCCCGGGGCCAGGCGGTCTCCCCGGGGCCTCGGGCTTGGGACAGTGCCCCCCTCGGACCACATCCGCCCCCTGGAGCCTGCCCCTCTGGAGAGCTCACGCGGCCGCCGCGGTGCTGTGCTATGTCAACCTCCTGAACTACATGCACTGGTTCATCATCCCAG GAGTGCTGCTGGACGTACAGAAGTTTTTTGAGATCAGTGATAGCCGCGCTGGTTTGCTTCAGACAG TCTTCATAGGTTGCCTGCTGCTGTCTGCACCTGTGTTTGGCTACCTGGGCGACCGACACAGCCGCAAAGCTACGCTGAGCATTGGGATCCTGCTCTGGTCAGGGGCGGGCCTCTCCAGCTCCTTCATTTCCCCCCAG TATTCCTGGCTGTTCTTCCTGTCCCGGGGAGTCGTGGGCACCGGCTCGGCCAGCTACTCCACCGTCGCGCCCACCATTCTGGGCGACCTCTTTGTGAGGGACCAGCGGACCCGGGTGCTGGCCATCTTCTACATCTTTATCCCTGTCGGAAG TGGTCTGGGCTACATGCTGGGCTCGGCCGTGTTGCAGCTGACCGGGAACTGGCGCTGGGCCCTCCGA CTGGAGCTTTGTGTGGTCCACCCTTGGGGTGACTGCCATCGCCTTTGTGACTGGAGCTCTGGGCTTCTGGGCCCCCAAATTTCTGTTCGAGGCCCGTGTGGTGCATGGACTGCAGCACCCTTGCCTCCAGGAGCCGTGCAACAGCCAGGACAG CCTGATTTTTGGGGCGCTGACTGTCGTGACTGGCATCATTGGAGTTGTCCTGGGAGCAGAGGCTTCCAGGAGGTACAAGAAAGTCAACCCTCGGGCCGAGCCCCTCCTCTGCGCCGGCAGCCTTCTGGTCGCAGCCCCCTGCCTCTACCTGGCTCTCATCCTGGCCCCGACCACGTTCCTGGCCTCCTAT TCCGTGGTGGTGCCCAGGTGCCGGGGGACAGCAGAGGCTTTGCAGATCACAGTGGGCCACATCCTGGGGGACGCCAGCAGCCCTTACCTTACTGGACTG GTGTCCAGCACCCTGAGGGCCGGGCGCCCAGACTCCTACCTGCAGGCCTTCCTCAGCCTCCAGCAGAGTTTCCTGTGCTGTGCATTTGTCGTTGCCCTGGGCGGGGGCTGCTTCCTGCTGACGGCGCTGCGCCTGGAGTGGGACCAGGCCCGGGCCCGGGCGCCTGGCACAG GGACCCCGGACAGCGAGGACACGGAGAGGCGAGCCCTGCTTTCTGGAGCGGGCACCGCCACAGAGGACCCCTGAGGCCCCCGCCCTCCTGCCCgcctccctgcacccctcccgCTGGCCGCCGCAGCATCAGGGCCCTGTCCCCCTCTGGCTGTGGCTCAGGGCCCCCAGCCGAGCTGCACCTGTCATCTCTTCCCTCCCAGCCAGAGAGCTGGCAGGGCCTGTGGCGGGAATTGAGCTGTCAGCGCCTTCGGCGGGAGGCCTGGGCTTGCGCCCGCCCAGCCCCAGGTCCTCAGCCCGGTTGGTTGCCTGTGGGCCCCGATTAA